A genome region from Ralstonia solanacearum K60 includes the following:
- the argS gene encoding arginine--tRNA ligase produces the protein MLPSHKQTISQLLSDAVGILLPEGTNRPEIVLERPKQAAHGDIACNVALQLAKPLGTNPRELANRIADGIRADARGQRLVSAVEIAGPGFINLRLSPTARADVLAAVFAEGDRYGAADLHDGAPVLVEFVSANPTGPLHVGHGRQAALGDALAALLEWQGHKVHREFYYNDAGVQIHNLAVSVQARARGLKPGEAGWPEAAYNGDYIADIAADYLAGKTVRASDGEPVTGARDVENLEAIRRFAVTYLRNEQDIDLQAFGVKFDHYYLESSLYADGKVRQTVEALIAAGKTYEQDGALWLRTTDDGDDKDRVMRKSDGSYTYFVPDVAYHTTKWGRGFTQVINVQGSDHHGTIARVRAGLQGLDIGIPKGYPDYVLHKMVTVMKDGAEVKISKRAGSYVTVRDLIEWSNGDAESEAGVDTIRACVESGAPNWPERFTRGRDAVRFFLLSRKADTEFVFDVDLALKQSDENPVYYVQYAHARICSVFEQWHAREGGDVASLAGADLAAVAGPDASPQAVALVQRLAAFPDMLADAARELAPHAVAFYLRDLAGDFHAFYNADRVLVDDDAVKRARLALLAATRQVLRNGLAVIGVSAPQKM, from the coding sequence ATGCTGCCCTCCCACAAACAGACGATCTCCCAACTGCTGTCCGACGCCGTCGGCATCCTGCTGCCGGAAGGCACGAACCGCCCGGAAATCGTCCTGGAGCGACCGAAGCAGGCCGCGCACGGCGACATCGCCTGCAACGTCGCGCTGCAGCTGGCCAAGCCGCTGGGCACCAACCCGCGCGAACTCGCCAACCGGATCGCCGACGGCATCCGCGCCGATGCGCGCGGCCAGCGGCTCGTCTCGGCGGTGGAAATCGCCGGTCCGGGCTTCATCAACCTGCGCCTGTCGCCCACCGCGCGCGCCGACGTGCTGGCTGCCGTGTTCGCCGAGGGCGACCGCTACGGCGCCGCCGATCTCCATGACGGCGCGCCGGTGCTGGTGGAATTCGTCTCGGCCAACCCGACCGGCCCGCTGCACGTCGGCCATGGCCGCCAGGCGGCGCTGGGCGATGCGCTGGCCGCCCTGCTGGAGTGGCAGGGCCACAAGGTCCACCGCGAGTTCTACTACAACGACGCGGGCGTGCAGATCCACAACCTGGCCGTCTCGGTGCAGGCCCGCGCGCGCGGCCTGAAGCCGGGCGAGGCCGGCTGGCCCGAGGCCGCCTACAACGGCGACTACATCGCCGATATCGCCGCCGACTACCTCGCCGGCAAGACCGTGCGCGCCTCCGACGGCGAGCCGGTGACCGGCGCGCGCGACGTGGAGAACCTCGAAGCCATCCGCCGCTTCGCCGTCACGTACCTGCGCAACGAACAGGACATCGACCTGCAGGCCTTCGGAGTGAAGTTCGACCACTACTACCTCGAATCGTCGCTGTACGCCGACGGCAAGGTGCGGCAAACGGTCGAGGCGCTGATCGCCGCCGGCAAGACCTACGAGCAGGACGGCGCGCTGTGGCTGCGCACCACCGACGACGGCGACGACAAGGACCGCGTGATGCGCAAGTCCGACGGCAGCTACACCTACTTCGTGCCGGACGTGGCCTACCACACCACCAAGTGGGGGCGCGGCTTCACACAGGTCATCAACGTGCAGGGCAGCGACCACCACGGCACCATCGCCCGCGTGCGCGCCGGCCTGCAGGGCCTGGACATCGGCATCCCCAAGGGCTACCCCGACTATGTCCTGCACAAGATGGTGACGGTGATGAAGGATGGCGCCGAGGTGAAGATCTCCAAGCGCGCCGGCTCCTACGTGACCGTGCGCGACCTGATCGAATGGAGCAACGGCGACGCCGAGTCCGAGGCCGGCGTCGACACCATCCGCGCCTGTGTCGAGTCGGGTGCGCCGAACTGGCCCGAGCGCTTCACGCGCGGCCGCGATGCGGTGCGCTTCTTCCTGCTGTCGCGCAAGGCAGACACGGAGTTCGTCTTCGACGTGGATCTGGCGCTCAAGCAGAGCGACGAGAACCCGGTGTACTACGTGCAATATGCCCACGCCCGGATCTGCTCGGTGTTCGAGCAATGGCATGCGCGCGAGGGCGGCGACGTGGCCTCGCTCGCCGGCGCCGACCTCGCCGCCGTGGCGGGCCCGGACGCCAGCCCGCAGGCCGTCGCGCTGGTCCAGCGCCTCGCCGCCTTCCCCGACATGCTGGCCGACGCCGCCCGCGAACTGGCGCCGCATGCCGTCGCCTTCTACCTGCGCGACCTGGCCGGCGACTTCCACGCCTTCTACAACGCCGACCGCGTGCTGGTGGACGATGACGCCGTCAAGCGCGCCCGCCTGGCGCTGCTGGCGGCCACGCGCCAGGTGCTGCGCAACGGCCTGGCGGTGATCGGCGTCTCGGCGCCGCAAAAGATGTAA
- a CDS encoding SPOR domain-containing protein → MARNTQSSRARSQRGGTFLGLVLGLIVGLAIAVVVAVYITKAPVPFVARTGAQPKPSEPGNVVNPLPAPVQPTPQASGPAADPNAPLWSRVPAKPVDQVPEPSQPGAQAQTPATTAKAAEPGSSVAMQRPPKPVGTPPAEKPAAEKPVADPIAEIARQDAAKTGYFLQVGAYDSAEYAERQKGNLAMQGFEAKVTQREVNGTTKYRVRLGPFNSLDEMTAVRSRLQASGVESTVIRFARQ, encoded by the coding sequence ATGGCACGCAATACGCAATCTTCCCGTGCCCGCTCGCAGCGGGGCGGCACGTTCCTGGGCCTGGTGCTCGGCCTGATCGTCGGACTGGCGATCGCGGTGGTGGTGGCGGTGTACATCACCAAGGCGCCGGTGCCGTTCGTGGCGCGCACCGGTGCGCAGCCCAAGCCGAGCGAGCCGGGCAACGTGGTCAACCCGCTGCCCGCCCCGGTGCAGCCGACGCCGCAGGCGAGCGGCCCGGCAGCCGATCCGAATGCCCCGCTGTGGAGCCGCGTGCCGGCCAAGCCGGTCGACCAGGTGCCCGAGCCGAGCCAGCCGGGCGCCCAGGCCCAGACCCCGGCAACGACCGCCAAGGCGGCCGAGCCGGGCAGCAGCGTTGCGATGCAGCGCCCGCCCAAGCCGGTCGGCACGCCGCCGGCCGAGAAGCCGGCCGCCGAAAAACCCGTCGCTGACCCGATCGCCGAGATCGCCCGCCAGGATGCGGCCAAGACCGGCTATTTCCTGCAAGTGGGCGCTTACGATTCTGCCGAGTACGCCGAGCGCCAGAAGGGCAACCTCGCCATGCAAGGCTTCGAGGCCAAGGTCACGCAGCGCGAGGTGAACGGCACCACCAAGTACCGCGTCCGCCTGGGGCCGTTCAATTCGCTGGACGAGATGACGGCGGTGCGCTCGCGCCTGCAGGCCAGCGGTGTCGAATCCACGGTCATCCGTTTCGCACGGCAATGA
- a CDS encoding thiol:disulfide interchange protein DsbA/DsbL produces MKKLAAFLIALATGAGFLMTAPAQAAPTAGKEYKVLQTPQPVPAGKIEVTEFFWYGCPHCYDFENTWTAWVAKQGKDVVIKRVPVAFNPKLEPHTRIYYALEAMGKLEAKDASGRTLHDRVFDQLHKNYRSMSEPDQIADFMAANGVDRKAFLDAYNSFGVNANTKRAAQLADQYKIEGVPTVVVQGKYTTSPADTGSNVGTAQTLDYLIQQVRDHKM; encoded by the coding sequence ATGAAAAAACTCGCTGCTTTCCTGATTGCCCTCGCTACCGGCGCCGGCTTCCTGATGACCGCTCCCGCCCAGGCCGCCCCGACGGCCGGCAAGGAGTACAAAGTGCTGCAAACGCCGCAGCCCGTGCCGGCCGGCAAGATCGAAGTGACGGAGTTCTTCTGGTACGGCTGCCCGCACTGCTACGATTTCGAGAACACTTGGACGGCGTGGGTCGCCAAGCAGGGCAAGGACGTGGTGATCAAGCGCGTGCCGGTGGCCTTCAACCCCAAGCTGGAACCGCACACCCGCATCTATTACGCGCTGGAAGCGATGGGCAAGCTGGAGGCCAAGGACGCCAGCGGCCGCACCCTGCATGACCGCGTGTTCGACCAGTTGCACAAGAACTACCGCTCGATGTCGGAGCCGGACCAGATCGCCGACTTCATGGCCGCCAACGGCGTGGACCGCAAGGCTTTCCTGGACGCCTACAACTCGTTCGGCGTGAACGCCAATACCAAGCGCGCCGCGCAACTGGCGGACCAGTACAAGATCGAAGGCGTGCCGACCGTCGTGGTGCAGGGCAAGTACACCACCTCGCCGGCGGATACGGGCAGCAACGTGGGCACGGCCCAGACGCTCGACTACCTCATCCAGCAGGTGCGCGACCACAAGATGTGA
- a CDS encoding SDR family oxidoreductase has protein sequence MSQIIFITGASSGIGQALARQYAARGATLGLVARRVEALHDFVQTLPAGITVHCYAADVRDAQSMRDAAAAFVAAAGVPDVVIANAGISVGTDLREAGDLSAFAAVMETNWMGVLHTLQPFVGPMLARAEPGRPGGTLVGVASVAGVRGLPGAAAYSASKAAVIKLMESLRVEFSPKGRPGLRVVTLAPGYIRTPMTEHNPYPMPFLMPADHFAQQAVHAIDRGARFKVLPWQMGVVAGLLHVLPRWLYDFAFARAPRKPRNPGIA, from the coding sequence ATGAGCCAGATCATCTTCATCACCGGCGCGTCGAGCGGCATCGGCCAAGCGCTGGCCCGCCAGTACGCCGCGCGCGGCGCGACGCTCGGCCTGGTCGCGCGCCGCGTCGAAGCCCTGCACGATTTCGTGCAGACGCTGCCGGCCGGCATCACCGTCCACTGCTATGCCGCGGACGTGCGCGATGCCCAATCGATGCGCGACGCCGCCGCGGCGTTCGTGGCCGCGGCCGGTGTGCCCGACGTGGTGATCGCCAATGCCGGCATCTCGGTCGGCACCGACCTGCGCGAGGCCGGCGATCTGTCCGCTTTTGCCGCCGTGATGGAAACCAACTGGATGGGCGTGCTCCACACCCTGCAACCCTTCGTCGGGCCCATGCTCGCCCGCGCCGAGCCCGGCCGGCCGGGCGGCACGCTGGTGGGCGTCGCCAGCGTGGCAGGCGTGCGGGGCCTGCCGGGCGCGGCGGCCTACAGCGCGTCCAAGGCAGCGGTGATCAAGCTGATGGAGAGCCTGCGCGTGGAGTTCAGCCCGAAGGGCCGACCGGGCCTGCGCGTGGTCACCCTTGCGCCGGGCTACATCCGCACGCCGATGACCGAGCACAATCCCTATCCGATGCCCTTCCTGATGCCAGCGGACCACTTCGCCCAGCAGGCCGTGCATGCCATCGACCGCGGCGCGCGCTTCAAAGTGCTACCGTGGCAGATGGGCGTGGTCGCCGGCCTGCTGCACGTGCTGCCGCGCTGGCTGTACGACTTCGCCTTTGCGCGTGCGCCGCGCAAGCCCCGCAACCCTGGAATCGCCTGA
- a CDS encoding helical backbone metal receptor, with the protein MTFTDALGQAHAPAGTTPRIASLVPSITDLLFSLDLGGQLVARTGFCIHPREAVRAVPKVGGTKTVKLDRLRELAPTHVIVNIDENTRETADKLRAFVPHVIVTHPCAPEDNLALYRLLGGIFRREAQAQRLSEALARELEALRGRVFPPRRVLYAIWQDPWMTVARDTYISRMLALIGCQTWPEDPAPVPCGAGRHGDCARPNRPDTRYPTFRWSDEVVRDIDCVLLSTEPYSFTEAHADALEKQIGKPVYLVDGEMVSWYGSRAIEGARYLGQLAHELR; encoded by the coding sequence ATGACGTTCACCGACGCGCTCGGACAGGCGCACGCTCCCGCCGGCACCACGCCGCGCATCGCCAGCCTGGTGCCGTCCATCACCGACCTGCTGTTCTCGCTGGACCTGGGCGGACAGCTCGTCGCGCGCACGGGCTTCTGCATCCATCCGCGCGAGGCGGTGCGGGCCGTTCCCAAGGTCGGCGGCACCAAGACGGTCAAGCTCGACCGGCTGCGCGAGCTGGCGCCCACGCACGTCATCGTCAACATCGACGAGAACACGCGCGAGACGGCCGACAAGCTGCGCGCGTTCGTCCCCCACGTCATCGTCACGCATCCGTGCGCGCCGGAGGACAACCTGGCGCTGTACCGGTTGCTGGGCGGCATCTTCCGGCGCGAGGCGCAGGCGCAGCGGCTGTCCGAGGCACTCGCGCGCGAGCTGGAGGCCCTGCGCGGCCGGGTGTTCCCGCCGCGCCGGGTGCTGTACGCGATCTGGCAGGACCCGTGGATGACCGTAGCGCGCGACACGTACATCTCGCGCATGCTAGCGCTGATCGGCTGCCAGACCTGGCCCGAAGACCCGGCGCCGGTGCCGTGCGGCGCCGGCAGACACGGCGACTGCGCCCGCCCCAACCGGCCCGACACGCGCTACCCCACCTTCCGCTGGAGCGACGAGGTGGTCCGCGACATTGACTGCGTGCTGCTGTCCACCGAGCCCTACAGCTTTACCGAGGCCCATGCCGACGCGCTGGAGAAGCAGATCGGCAAGCCGGTCTACCTGGTGGATGGCGAGATGGTGTCGTGGTACGGCAGCCGGGCGATCGAGGGCGCGCGCTATCTGGGGCAGCTGGCGCACGAACTGCGCTGA
- a CDS encoding type VI secretion system Vgr family protein, producing the protein MRLDFGRAGSAAARTLVPQYAEIRQGLCTGLQAQVICLSEHPDLPQHDLLGLPVSIQLATDDGTLYPVNGIVTNVQSGQSDGALTCYRLTVGDAMSLMRERRNMRTFVGKRVPEILETLLGEWQQRSATMGRVFDFELLLDRSRYPVRAQTLQLDESDHGFVDRLTRHDGIWCFVKAGTRDGSASDTPVHTLVFCDDPMRLPQSAAGTVPYHYGAAVKARDAITRWSEARSLVPGAIRGASPDHETGRVDRVEVDTMIDQGKAGNDLARLTTDASIDRPHAGDSREDYQRLGRLRMQAHERRAACVHAASDVRNLTPGFWFTLRGHRQVDRREAKQREFVVTGQHQRVMNNFPKALGEQARALAEASGWPIDLRSDGDEAAVRYENTFTCVLRGVPLTPDYDPRIDLPRTEPMSAVVVGPPGEDVHCDAMGRYKLQFVGQHAEDHAHAQGAGTSGTERDSAWVRAGNLWAGQQYGISMPLRAGMEVLVAFANGDPDRPYITAVLPGWNNMPATFSNTGSLPGNRYVSGIKTQEIKGPGHNQLRLDDTSGEISGQLASTHAHSQINLGYLTHPREEGRGTPRGEGLEARSDAHVALRSGMAMLLSAWQRLKASGEQLEREDYVQLMQDCLDLFKSLGSYAGQHQGVAMDAEPQEALASTIKGWPDKPGAAQGDPAAQAAIGITAPAGISMATPKAVATYAGANVDTVAQKHVQITSGERTNVHAGGGVCLFAHRDGLSAIANQGKLHLQSQADDTQIDSARNIHFTAVDGKLVGIGKEILLMTPEGAYLKLHGNTVEVGGSGPFISRTAGHQWEGPAGMRADLPKFDHAPLGRVPKLVRDLDGHPVSGCQGEIHKATGEVLPGQTDAAGKLAPIDSNQLAQMVARFFKQPK; encoded by the coding sequence ATGCGCCTGGATTTCGGCCGCGCAGGAAGCGCCGCGGCCCGAACGCTGGTGCCGCAGTACGCCGAGATCCGCCAAGGACTGTGCACCGGCCTTCAGGCCCAGGTGATCTGCCTGTCGGAGCATCCCGATTTGCCGCAGCACGATCTGCTCGGTCTGCCCGTGTCGATCCAACTGGCGACGGACGACGGCACGCTGTACCCGGTCAACGGCATCGTCACGAACGTGCAGTCCGGCCAGTCCGACGGTGCGCTCACCTGCTACCGCCTGACGGTCGGTGATGCCATGTCCCTGATGCGCGAGCGTCGGAACATGCGCACCTTCGTCGGCAAGCGCGTGCCCGAAATTCTGGAAACGCTGCTGGGCGAGTGGCAGCAGCGCAGCGCCACGATGGGGCGGGTGTTCGATTTCGAGCTGTTGCTCGACCGCAGCCGGTATCCCGTCCGCGCACAGACGCTCCAGCTGGACGAATCGGACCATGGCTTTGTCGACCGGCTCACCCGGCACGACGGCATCTGGTGTTTCGTCAAGGCCGGCACGCGCGACGGCTCCGCCAGCGACACGCCGGTGCACACGCTGGTGTTCTGCGACGATCCGATGCGCCTGCCGCAGTCGGCAGCGGGCACGGTGCCCTACCACTACGGCGCCGCCGTCAAGGCGCGGGATGCGATCACCCGCTGGAGCGAGGCGCGCAGCCTGGTGCCCGGCGCCATCCGGGGTGCCAGCCCGGATCACGAGACCGGCAGGGTGGATCGGGTCGAAGTCGATACGATGATCGATCAGGGCAAGGCCGGCAACGACCTCGCGCGCCTGACGACGGATGCGTCCATCGACCGGCCGCACGCGGGCGATTCGCGCGAAGACTACCAGCGCCTGGGCAGGCTGCGCATGCAGGCACACGAGCGCCGCGCCGCCTGCGTGCATGCGGCCAGCGACGTGCGCAACCTGACGCCCGGGTTCTGGTTCACCTTGCGCGGCCATCGGCAGGTGGACCGGCGCGAGGCGAAGCAGCGCGAGTTCGTGGTCACCGGCCAGCACCAGCGGGTCATGAACAATTTTCCCAAGGCGTTGGGCGAACAGGCGCGGGCGCTGGCCGAGGCCAGCGGCTGGCCCATCGACCTGCGCTCAGATGGCGATGAGGCCGCGGTGCGCTACGAGAACACCTTCACCTGCGTGCTGCGCGGTGTGCCGCTGACCCCGGACTACGACCCGCGCATCGACCTGCCGCGCACCGAGCCGATGAGCGCCGTGGTCGTCGGCCCGCCCGGCGAGGACGTGCACTGCGATGCGATGGGCCGCTACAAGCTGCAGTTCGTCGGGCAGCACGCCGAAGACCACGCACACGCGCAAGGCGCGGGCACCAGCGGCACCGAGCGGGACAGCGCCTGGGTGCGGGCGGGCAACCTCTGGGCGGGGCAGCAGTACGGCATCAGCATGCCGCTGCGCGCGGGGATGGAAGTGCTGGTGGCGTTCGCCAACGGCGACCCCGACCGGCCGTACATCACGGCCGTCCTGCCGGGGTGGAACAACATGCCGGCCACGTTCAGCAACACGGGTTCGCTGCCCGGCAACCGGTACGTCTCGGGGATCAAGACCCAGGAGATCAAGGGCCCGGGCCACAACCAGCTCCGCCTGGACGATACGTCCGGCGAGATCAGCGGCCAGTTGGCCAGCACGCATGCGCACAGCCAGATCAATCTCGGTTACCTCACTCACCCGCGCGAGGAAGGCCGGGGCACGCCGCGCGGCGAAGGGCTGGAAGCGCGCAGCGATGCCCATGTGGCCTTGCGCAGCGGCATGGCGATGCTGCTGTCCGCGTGGCAGCGGCTGAAGGCCAGCGGCGAGCAGTTGGAGCGCGAGGACTACGTGCAGTTGATGCAGGACTGCCTCGACCTGTTCAAGAGCCTGGGCAGCTACGCCGGGCAGCACCAGGGCGTGGCGATGGATGCCGAGCCGCAGGAAGCGCTGGCATCCACCATCAAGGGCTGGCCCGACAAACCGGGCGCGGCCCAGGGCGATCCGGCCGCGCAGGCCGCCATCGGCATCACCGCGCCGGCCGGCATCAGCATGGCGACGCCCAAGGCGGTGGCGACCTATGCCGGGGCCAACGTCGATACCGTCGCGCAGAAGCATGTGCAGATCACCAGCGGCGAGCGCACCAACGTACATGCGGGCGGTGGCGTCTGCCTCTTTGCGCATCGGGATGGCCTCTCGGCCATCGCCAACCAGGGCAAGCTGCACTTGCAGAGCCAGGCCGACGACACGCAGATCGATTCGGCCAGGAACATCCACTTCACGGCGGTGGACGGCAAGCTCGTGGGCATCGGCAAGGAAATCCTGCTCATGACGCCGGAAGGGGCTTATCTGAAGCTGCACGGCAACACCGTTGAAGTGGGCGGGAGCGGTCCGTTCATTTCCAGGACCGCGGGCCACCAGTGGGAGGGGCCGGCCGGCATGCGCGCGGACCTGCCGAAGTTCGACCATGCCCCGCTGGGGCGGGTGCCCAAGCTGGTGCGCGATCTGGACGGCCATCCGGTGAGCGGCTGCCAAGGCGAGATTCACAAGGCCACCGGCGAGGTCTTGCCGGGGCAGACCGATGCCGCCGGCAAGCTCGCGCCCATCGATAGCAATCAGCTTGCTCAGATGGTGGCCCGTTTCTTCAAGCAACCCAAGTAA
- a CDS encoding T6SS effector phospholipase Tle3 domain-containing protein: MAESSAAPRIEVSSTPFVPLFDKNSELICVKPSPLPGVVIFVHGVNSDGEWFTAAEEGLCKGLNRRVGRLDDQVDYPHGQLKPAQYIESLTADGYINPDMAAETYIQPDPSFSPVIHFRWGYKANGEELKEFGDKIFLNEQDYWGGGPFANGCTALPDLWHEGLDTRAFGFISLQGMNPTNRPLYRTPPRAYGVLAALRLAKLIESIRRKQADVPITVVCHSQGNMVGLTAAFLGDRMPEVKDPWGRSGRCVADAYVLANAPYSLEENIGMDNWAQRETKDSRGRYGRATYSARTQTLKAFFDLLRKRADGEMDAAEIDEEMANTRTSDSGGKPFNAADDRKAHGLNGKTYGRVTLYSCPHDQVISATTVRGIGWRGMSDAEVKATGGAGVFTQRVFASGFMVGQWTSGKPPVYDTWKDDWRHGKGETKGFWYPPSPPARFGLVRALSGNETVWGTVATTAVAPVLYIVTFATSALNMMRVNADPPEGWKVTADAPPLDEPFAPQAKRYGTVVSVQDGHAHSHFNEGNDPQSAARNADKAAEDKRADDPYDTYQGKQADMAAQGNVGTEAAQRYEDHAIVRMRARRTGNSAWVDKDGHVIGEDGMSQMPEGYKDWQTRQVVEILDSGKNNNPSNHSTIMTNPMHAEKALAYDVAIGVNYLTLEQMNELRIEADWRFGKGLDDDHPNKKYSRYFFTGKLNDKFLQEWVKHDEEAQMPPGIVDEREGGMHLVLGAVA, from the coding sequence ATGGCGGAATCCAGTGCAGCACCGCGTATCGAGGTCAGCAGCACCCCGTTTGTCCCGCTGTTCGACAAGAACAGCGAACTCATCTGCGTCAAGCCGTCGCCCCTGCCGGGCGTGGTGATCTTCGTGCATGGCGTCAACTCCGATGGCGAGTGGTTTACTGCCGCTGAGGAAGGCCTGTGCAAGGGCCTGAACCGGCGCGTCGGCCGCCTGGACGATCAGGTGGACTATCCCCACGGGCAGTTGAAGCCGGCGCAGTACATTGAGAGTCTGACCGCCGATGGGTACATCAACCCGGACATGGCAGCGGAAACCTACATCCAGCCCGATCCCTCGTTCTCGCCGGTTATCCACTTCCGCTGGGGCTACAAGGCCAACGGGGAAGAGCTCAAGGAGTTCGGCGACAAGATCTTCCTGAACGAGCAGGACTATTGGGGCGGCGGTCCCTTCGCCAACGGCTGCACCGCCTTGCCGGACCTGTGGCATGAGGGGCTCGACACCCGCGCCTTCGGCTTCATCAGCCTGCAAGGCATGAACCCGACCAACCGCCCGCTCTACCGCACCCCGCCGCGCGCCTATGGCGTGCTGGCCGCGCTGCGGCTGGCCAAGCTGATCGAGTCGATCCGCAGGAAGCAGGCGGACGTGCCCATCACGGTGGTGTGCCACAGCCAAGGCAATATGGTCGGCCTCACCGCCGCCTTCCTGGGCGACCGCATGCCCGAGGTCAAGGATCCCTGGGGCCGCAGCGGGCGCTGCGTGGCCGATGCCTACGTACTGGCGAACGCGCCGTACAGCCTGGAAGAGAACATCGGCATGGACAACTGGGCGCAGCGCGAAACGAAGGACAGCCGGGGCCGCTACGGCCGGGCAACTTACAGCGCGCGCACGCAGACGCTCAAAGCCTTCTTCGACCTCCTGCGCAAGCGCGCCGATGGCGAGATGGACGCCGCCGAGATCGACGAGGAGATGGCCAACACGCGCACCTCCGACAGCGGCGGCAAGCCCTTCAACGCGGCGGACGACCGCAAGGCGCATGGGCTGAACGGCAAGACCTATGGTCGCGTGACCTTGTATAGCTGCCCGCACGACCAGGTGATTTCCGCCACCACCGTGCGCGGTATCGGCTGGCGCGGCATGAGCGATGCCGAGGTGAAGGCGACCGGGGGCGCAGGCGTGTTCACGCAGCGGGTGTTCGCCTCGGGTTTCATGGTGGGTCAGTGGACAAGCGGCAAGCCCCCCGTCTATGACACGTGGAAAGACGATTGGCGCCACGGCAAGGGCGAGACGAAAGGGTTCTGGTATCCGCCATCACCGCCCGCCCGGTTCGGGCTGGTGCGAGCGCTCAGCGGCAATGAAACCGTGTGGGGCACGGTGGCGACCACGGCGGTGGCGCCCGTGCTGTACATCGTGACGTTCGCCACGTCCGCGCTCAACATGATGCGCGTCAACGCTGACCCGCCTGAGGGCTGGAAGGTGACAGCCGATGCCCCGCCGCTGGACGAACCCTTTGCGCCGCAGGCCAAGCGTTACGGTACGGTGGTGTCCGTGCAGGACGGCCACGCACACAGCCACTTCAATGAAGGCAACGACCCGCAGTCAGCGGCGCGCAATGCCGACAAGGCGGCAGAGGACAAGCGGGCGGACGACCCCTACGACACCTACCAGGGCAAGCAGGCCGACATGGCGGCGCAGGGCAACGTCGGCACCGAGGCCGCGCAGCGCTATGAAGACCACGCCATCGTGCGCATGCGTGCGCGGCGTACTGGCAACAGTGCCTGGGTAGACAAGGATGGCCACGTGATCGGCGAGGACGGCATGAGCCAAATGCCGGAGGGCTACAAGGACTGGCAGACCAGGCAAGTGGTGGAGATCCTGGACAGCGGCAAGAACAACAACCCGTCCAATCACTCGACCATCATGACCAACCCGATGCATGCAGAGAAGGCGCTGGCTTATGACGTGGCGATTGGCGTGAACTATCTGACGCTCGAACAGATGAATGAACTGCGCATTGAAGCCGATTGGCGGTTCGGCAAAGGGCTGGATGATGATCACCCGAACAAGAAATACTCGCGGTATTTCTTTACGGGCAAACTCAACGACAAGTTTCTTCAGGAGTGGGTCAAGCACGACGAGGAGGCCCAAATGCCGCCGGGCATCGTGGACGAGCGGGAGGGCGGCATGCATCTGGTACTGGGGGCGGTGGCATGA